The genomic DNA accacaaaattcgctAATACTCGCAAGGTAAATGGCCgactgtttcgttgtccttgaccaccttctcaGCAAATgtgtcgactgcattatcaagctcctgttctgcatgaattttttggaCTATTGGTCGGACTATTGCGGGTACAACTTTATTGAcgtggtcatgatacccaggccctggcccagactcctccccacatttaaagcttggttactaagtactcgttcgttttgtttcagtatcgaaggaatttcaactttatggtgaaaccttgattgtttgtccttgttggtttatagcaatagaacattactggaacttcaaactttattgtaatacatttttttccaaaatctgcgcttctaaattcggggtgcggcttatctacggatgcggcttatacatggatgtTTACGGTAATCACAacccggggcaaaaatatctttaactagtaggcaccgtccttaaagaaacTAACAGTTTCTCTCACTGGTTTTTCTCTCAGGAAGCGTAGGAGAAGCCAACTGCTTGCAGGGTACTCACAGCATAACTGAAGAAAAGAGTGCACAAGTTGCTTTTGTCATAGGTGGACTTTcaagcaaaaataaaattactATTGTAACAGCATGGAAGTAAGAATTGAAGGAAAATGGAATAAAACTGAGAATGAAACTTAAGACTTTTGACCGGGCACTGCAGAAATTTCACCCTTGAAATATCTGCAATTAAAGGAAATGTGTACAGTCATGTGCACTGCAAGTGTGATAAAAAGTCACCAATGACAGTTTTTGCAAAGAcatgcaaatacatgtacagaaAACCCTTTAAACCCTTTAATACAAAAACGTTTACTTTTTAAGCATAAATTTCCAAAGTTGAGGTGATGACATGACGGCAAATTGGACAGGTCTTTCTGTGATATCTCTGCATTTGAAATAGCCGAGCACAACAGCTCTTGCACATGCACATGTGCCGACAGGGCATGACAACAATATTCTTCTTCTCTGTTTGGCAAACAACACACAGATTCTGGTCCCGTTCTCTTTCTAGCTGCTCTATCAAGTCCACATTCTTTTCATTCCTGGGCACGATTATAGGTTGTTCACGTTGTTCAGCTGTTTGAATTTGTCTTGAAAATAGAGGGATTTGGTAGGATGCAACAAAGGCTAAAACGCTTTGTACAGAAGTttccaaaagttcaaatgctACAGAGAAGACATTGACTCTTAATACAGTCCAGGAATAAATGGGCAAAAATCCACTTAGGGCAAGTACCACGAGAGTCCATCGGCCCACTGGTGAATAGCGTACTGCCAAAGCAGCTGCATTTAGAAGAGTTTCCATGCAATTCAGGAAAAAGCTGCCAAGTTCAGTCAATGATGTCCAAACAAACCAATAAACTGAAGTGCATTTAGAGAAAAGACCGCGTATTACACTGCTAAACGCCCCAATGATCGCCCAGGCAATGGCATTGAATGCTTCCCAGGTCGTTTGTGCGACTACACCAACTATAGCTTTTATGCCATACAACAACCACTTTGAAAAGGCAATCAGCTGATTCCAGGCTGACATTGAACAAGTCATTACAGTTTTTCCCACAAATTCAATTCCAAGAAAAATCGAAGCTATAAATGAATACAGCAGTTCAAATATTAGAAAGCCAGTGTTCCATACTGATACCAAGAGACACTCTATAATGGCTCTAACACTAGACGCAATGGTCAGGAGAGCTGAAATAGGGGTTGTTAGGACATACTTCCATCCTAGAAACGACTGATACAGGAGAGAGCTAGTTGCGTTTGTGGATGTCCCTCCACCATTTGATGCCTGATGAAGTCCAGCTGGGATCCAGTTAATAACACCATGCACCAGATTCA from Montipora capricornis isolate CH-2021 chromosome 2, ASM3666992v2, whole genome shotgun sequence includes the following:
- the LOC138020094 gene encoding uncharacterized protein translates to MGKSLIFPFFLLVLVCLVATEDEKKNIFHQCKPFPQAFFDAYPFVLEFLRSIAWFFSNLFDALYFVINTVVITSCEVISSVFGCVKYAIKLVEYIGCGVKAVLQLNYNFVSSLFEALAKTARFVRDSVRSFTESIVTGLASLLQELVNLVHGVINWIPAGLHQASNGGGTSTNATSSLLYQSFLGWKYVLTTPISALLTIASSVRAIIECLLVSVWNTGFLIFELLYSFIASIFLGIEFVGKTVMTCSMSAWNQLIAFSKWLLYGIKAIVGVVAQTTWEAFNAIAWAIIGAFSSVIRGLFSKCTSVYWFVWTSLTELGSFFLNCMETLLNAAALAVRYSPVGRWTLVVLALSGFLPIYSWTVLRVNVFSVAFELLETSVQSVLAFVASYQIPLFSRQIQTAEQREQPIIVPRNEKNVDLIEQLERERDQNLCVVCQTEKKNIVVMPCRHMCMCKSCCARLFQMQRYHRKTCPICRHVITSTLEIYA